A stretch of Tigriopus californicus strain San Diego chromosome 11, Tcal_SD_v2.1, whole genome shotgun sequence DNA encodes these proteins:
- the LOC131889762 gene encoding serine/threonine-protein phosphatase PP1-beta catalytic subunit yields MADGEINIDNIIQRLLEVRGSRPGKTVHMTENEVRGLCLKSREIFLQQPILLELEAPLKICGDIHGQYTDLLRLFEYGGFPPESNYLFLGDYVDRGKQSLEAICLLLAYKIKYPENFFLLRGNHECASINRIYGFYDECKRRFNIKLWKTFTDCFNCLPIAAIVDEKIFCCHGGLSPDLQSMEQIRRIMRPTDVPDTGLLCDLLWSDPDKDVQGWGENDRGVSFTFGADVVSKFLNRHDLDLICRAHQVVEDGYEFFAKRQLVTLFSAPNYCGEFDNAGGMMSVDETLMCSFQILKPSEKKAKYQYQGLSGTGRPVTPRGPTAGPMTGSGMKRK; encoded by the exons ATGGCCGATGGCGAGATCAACATCGATAATATCATCCAACGACTCTTGGAAG TCCGCGGTTCCCGTCCGGGCAAGACGGTTCACATGACCGAGAACGAGGTCCGGGGATTGTGCTTAAAATCCCGGGAAATATTTTTGCAGCAACCCATTCTGCTCGAGTTGGAGGCGCCCCTCAAGATTTGCG GCGACATTCACGGACAGTACACGGATCTGCTGCGTTTGTTCGAATATGGCGGCTTCCCGCCCGAATCCAACTACCTCTTCTTGGGCGACTACGTGGATCGTGGCAAGCAATCCTTGGAAGCCATCTGTTTACTACTAGCATACAAGATCAAGTACCCGGaaaactttttcctcctccGAGGCAATCACGAATGTGCCAGTATTAACCGGATCTACGGCTTCTACGATGAAT GTAAACGACGATTCAACATCAAGCTGTGGAAGACGTTTACCGATTGCTTCAATTGCTTGCCCATTGCCGCCATTGTGGACGAAAAGATCTTCTGTTGCCACGGCGGCTTGAGTCCGGACCTTCAGTCCATGGAGCAGATTCGACGCATTATGCGACCCACAGACGTGCCCGACACCGGCCTACTCTGCGACTTACTCTGGTCCGACCCCGACAAAGATGTCCAAGGCTGGGGGGAAAACGATCGCGGCGTCTCGTTCACCTTTGGAGCTGATGTGGTGTCGAAATTTCTGAACCGACATGACCTGGACTTGATATGTCGAGCTCATCAG GTGGTCGAAGATGGGTATGAATTCTTTGCTAAAAGGCAATTGGTCACACTCTTCTCGGCTCCCAATTACTGTGGCGAGTTCGACAACGCTGGTGGCATGATGTCCGTGGATGAAACGCTCATGTGCTCCTTTCAG ATTCTGAAGCCAAGTGAGAAGAAGGCGAAATACCAGTATCAGGGACTTAGTGGAACGGGTCGACCTGTGACCCCTCGGGGTCCAACTGCGGGTCCCATGACTGGATCGGGTATGAAACGAaagtga
- the LOC131889763 gene encoding ubiquitin-fold modifier-conjugating enzyme 1-like — translation MPPGPPRSATTDINVWLDLKRIIDTFLVLRLTDRFTSPPIFSLLSLSKAFIMVDAATKKTLSSIPLMKTKAGPRDRDQWVERLKEEYRALIAYVENNKQSDSDWFRLESNKEGTRWFGKCWYIHELLKYEFDVEFDIPVTYPMTAPEISLPELDGKTAKMYRGGKICMTDHFKPLWSRNAPKFGIAQAMALGLGPWLAVEIPDLIQKGVVKYQEKKAE, via the coding sequence ATGCCACCTGGTCCACCAAGATCAGCAACAACTGACATAAACGTCTGGTTGGATCTTAAGAGGATTATAGATACATTTTTGGTTCTAAGGTTGACTGACAGGTTCACATCCCCACCCATTTTCTCGTTGCTCAGCCTGTCCAAAGCCTTCATCATGGTGGATGCGGCCACTAAAAAGACCCTGAGTAGCATTCCACTGATGAAAACGAAGGCCGGTCCCCGAGACCGTGATCAATGGGTGGAGCGACTCAAGGAAGAATACCGAGCATTGATCGCCTACGTCGAGAACAACAAACAATCCGATTCCGATTGGTTCCGGCTCGAATCCAACAAAGAGGGCACACGATGGTTTGGCAAATGCTGGTACATCCATGAGTTGCTCAAGTACGAATTTGACGTCGAGTTTGACATTCCCGTGACCTATCCCATGACCGCACCCGAAATTTCTTTGCCCGAATTGGACGGGAAAACGGCTAAAATGTATCGCGGCGGGAAAATCTGCATGACCGACCATTTTAAGCCTTTGTGGTCGCGAAACGCGCCCAAGTTTGGCATTGCCCAGGCCATGGCCTTGGGATTGGGGCCATGGCTGGCCGTGGAAATCCCAGATTTGATTCAGAAAGGAGTGGTCAAGTATCAAGAGAAGAAGGCCGAATAA
- the LOC131889760 gene encoding E3 ubiquitin-protein ligase CBL-B-A-like, translating to MSMGTDNAHPPANTSVPAPTPPLPQSSPTLLSTLPPASPQFRRSESASGEAVVGLGASLGVSLGGSGSSSTSLNSPSSGGPPAAVSASLLQSAPRPICRFLSKVHEAFTPHGLSATARITVDRRSMEKTWKMMDKVVRSCQHPRMKLKNSPPFILDILPDTYQHLRLIYNKNEDQLVILNSNEYFKIFIESLQKKCKHASKLFKDGKEKMYEEASPYRRHLTKLSLVFSHMLSELKAIYPNGMFAGDNFRITKSDAADFWKKSFGDKTIVPWKSFRTTLNSVHTIGTGLEAMALKSTIDLTCNDFISNFEFDVFTRLFQPWSSLLRNWQILAVTHPGYVAFLTYDEVKARLERHLDKPGSYVFRLSCTRLGQWAIGYVTSDRNILQTIPQNKSLCQALLDGHREGFYLFPDGRTVNPDLSWAVQATPEDHIRVTQEQYELYCEMGSTFQMCKICAENSKDIRIEPCGHLLCIICLTSWQDSDGGGRCPFCRAEIKGTEQIVVDPFHPNYGVIRFAEEIDLMDCGDDWPGLDQPYSIVKNSSEEKLESDSILGRTE from the exons ATGTCCATGGGTACAGATAACGCCCACCCACCCGCCAATACGTCGGTGCCCGCGCCCACTCCTCCTCTGCCTCAATCGTCCCCCACGCTCTTATCCACGTTGCCCCCCGCATCACCGCAATTTCGACGCTCAGAATCGGCTTCCGGAGAGGCCGTCGTGGGTTTGGGTGCCTCCCTGGGTGTATCTCTAGGCGGTTCGGGTTCATCGTCCACCTCGTTGAATTCGCCCTCGTCCGGGGGTCCGCCCGCGGCCGTGAGTGCCAGCTTGTTGCAGTCGGCACCTCGACCCATTTGTCGATTTTTATCCAAAGTTCATGAAGCTTTCACGCCGCACGGGCTGTCGGCCACCGCCCGCATTACCGTGGATCGCCGTTCCATGGAGAAGACGTGGAAGATGATGGACAAAGTAGTCCGGTCCTGTCAACATCCCCGAATGAAACTCAAGAACTCCCCGCCCTTCATTCTGGACATTCTCCCCGATACCTATCAGCATTTGCGACTCATCTACAATAAGAATGAGGACCAACTCGTGATTCTCAATAGTAACGAATacttcaaaatcttcattgagAGCTTACAAAAGAAGTGCAAGCATGCTTCCAAGCTCTTTAAAGACGGCAAAGAGAAGATGTACGAAGAGGCCTCGCCCTACCGACGTCACTTAACTAAATTGAGCTTGGTCTTTAGTCATATGCTCAGTGAGCTGAAAGCCATCTACCCTAATGGAATGTTTGCCGGTGATAACTTCAGAATCACAAAGAGCGATGCGGCGGATTTCTGGAAAAAATCCTTCGGTGATAA AACAATAGTTCCCTGGAAGAGCTTCCGAACCACCCTCAACAGTGTTCACACCATTGGCACGGGATTAGAAGCCATGGCCCTCAAATCCACCATAGATCTGACCTGCAATGACTTTATCTCCAATTTCGAGTTTGATGTGTTCACCAG GTTATTTCAACCATGGTCGTCCCTGCTGAGgaattggcaaattttggCTGTGACGCATCCGGGTTATGTCGCCTTCTTGACCTACGACGAAGTCAAAGCTCGTTTGGAACGACATCTAGATAAACCGGGAAG TTATGTGTTTCGATTAAGCTGCACCCGCTTAGGACAATGGGCCATCGGTTACGTGACCTCTGATAGAAATATTTTACAGACTATCCCACAAAACAAAAGTCTTTGTCAAGCATTGTTAGATGGACATCGAGAGGGCTT TTACCTCTTTCCGGACGGTCGGACGGTCAATCCAGATCTAAGTTGGGCAGTTCAAGCCACGCCTGAGGATCACATCCGAGTGACACAAGAGCAATACGAACTCTACTGTGAAATGGGATCCACGTTCCAAATGTGCAAAATCTGTGCCGAGAACAGCAAAGATATCCGAATTGAACCCTGTGGACATCTTCTGTGTATCATTTGTTTGACCTCTTGGCAG GATTCGGATGGAGGCGGAAGGTGTCCATTTTGTCGAGCGGAAATCAAAGGAACCGAGCAGATCGTGGTGGATCCGTTTCATCCCAACTACGGAGTCATTCGGTTTGCAGAGGAGATTGACCTCATGGATTGTGGTGACGATTGGCCGGGATTGGATCAGCCCTATTCTATTGTAAAAAACTCGTCTGAGGAAAAACTCGAATCCGACTCAATTCTAGGGAGAACCGAATAA